AAACGCCAACAACAGCCCTATTTGGGTCAATCCAAGCGCGATCAACGGCAACTTTGGTGGGGTTGTATTACTCATCGCTTCGCCAGGCACGCCAACCAGGCTAGTCGGATAAGGTCCAAATTGTGTCAGCAAAATAAGTGCCGTTAAACCAAATACCGCCATAGACCAAGAGCGCAGTTGGCCGCCAAGCTTGCCTTGCTGCCATGCGTAGCCCAATTGATGAACACCGCTCCACACAAAGAGATAGTTAAACCATGCCAGCGCTTGATACGGTGTATTAAAGAATACCCAGTCGCCGACCACGGCCAACAACATGGGTACCACGGCACTCCACATCCCAAAACGGTGCCAAGCGGCTCGTGTCAACGGCACCAGCATGACAATCACAAAATAGATTGCCAGAAACCAGACTGGCACCAGCGACACCTGCGAACCAATCTGTACAAAGGCTGGATGCACCTGCAGTAAATAGCCCGTAACCCCCAGCACTGCCCACAGCACAACCAATGGGATCACTGGTCCAAGTAGACGTCTCATACGCGACTCTAGCCACGCAGCGTAACTAAGCTGTTTAGCCCGAGCGCCATCCCAGGAAACACCATTTGAATAGCCACCGACAAAGAAAAACACCGGCATCACCTGAAACAACCAGGTCAACCATCGCGACCACGGCTGAATTTCCAATAGATGGTCCATGCTGGGCACACCGTTTAAGAAATAAGGCGCTGCCATAATCCAATGCCCCAGTACCACTGCCCCAATTGACAGTGCGCGCAATAGATCAACATAGCGATTTCGATCCGCAGGCGTTTGTTCCGCCATGGCGGCGGCACGTTTCCACATAGCAGTTTGCTGCATTATTTACCTCGTTGACTAGGGGGGCTTATCGGTAGTCTAGCGTGGATTCACTAGCAGAGCTTTAGATTTAAGCCTGAAGCTCTGCCTGCATACCGAGTACCGCCCGAATTTTGCAATACCCACACCTTGCTTAGCACGACGCCGCAAAACCAGCTCAATGCGAATAGTCTAATATATTTATACTTTCAGTGAAAAATACGCCACCTATGACCAAACAGTTGCCATTAACAATACCTAAACTCACGATGAACACAAGCGAGTCTCTGACTC
Above is a window of Arenicella chitinivorans DNA encoding:
- a CDS encoding acyltransferase family protein is translated as MQQTAMWKRAAAMAEQTPADRNRYVDLLRALSIGAVVLGHWIMAAPYFLNGVPSMDHLLEIQPWSRWLTWLFQVMPVFFFVGGYSNGVSWDGARAKQLSYAAWLESRMRRLLGPVIPLVVLWAVLGVTGYLLQVHPAFVQIGSQVSLVPVWFLAIYFVIVMLVPLTRAAWHRFGMWSAVVPMLLAVVGDWVFFNTPYQALAWFNYLFVWSGVHQLGYAWQQGKLGGQLRSWSMAVFGLTALILLTQFGPYPTSLVGVPGEAMSNTTPPKLPLIALGLTQIGLLLAFEAPMRRWLSHARVWTATVLVNGLIMPIFLWHSTVMMLVIGACFWLIPEVFVFAPGTGYWWAFRPVWVAVFLILMFVGLPLFMWLEKTVGGSTQRKNHIAIVIVSALLICGGLAMLAAGGVAGSGPLGIHWFAVSAPVVGALLLTAFGTSLKAE